The Candidatus Paracaedibacteraceae bacterium DNA window GAGCATAATATTATTAATAAATTTTGCGAGAACGATGCTATGAAATTTAGCATCTGGATTGATTTCTCTCTTCTCAGCCGCGCGACGACGTGACATATTAACCTCTTAATCTTCTTACTTTGGACGCTTTGCACCGTATTTGGAACGTGCTTGCTTACGATCTTTAACACCTTGGGTATCCAATGTACCACGAACAATGTGATAGCGGACACCAGGCAAGTCTTTTACACGACCACCACGGATCATAACAACAGAGTGCTCTTGCAGGTTGTGACCTTCACCAGGAATGTATCCTGTTACTTCAAATCCATTTGTCAGACGAATACGGGCTACCTTACGAAGCGCCGAGTTAGGCTTTTTTGGAGTTGTTGTAAATACACGAGTACAAACACCACGCTTTTGAGGGCATGCCTCAAGAGCAGGAACTTTATTTCTCGAAACTTTCGGAGCACGTGGCTTCCGAATAAGTTGGTTAATTGTAGGCATGAGCCTATCCCCTTTTCTTTTACCTATATTACTATTCACACTAATAAGCTTGCCTGCGCAAGGTAACCAGTGCTGTCATCAATAACTATATTGTGCTAAATAAACAGCAAAATACAGGAACATACTGATGCCCAATAATGACACTAGTTTATTGCATAATAAGCACGCTTTGCAAATATGTCAACGACTTCGTTGACATATTTGAATTTAATTTCATGATTGGCATTATAGAAACTCTCAGAAAGGAGTAATACGGTTAATTCAAGGAAGAGGCTGCGCAAGCGTACATAAAAGCACGCGTGCAAAGCAGATATCTGTAGAATTAGCCGCAGGACCTTTTCTGAAAGTTGCCACTACATGTAGTTTGAGGATTTTTCAGCCTCATCAACACCTTGAGAGCGAGCTTCAATCGCTTCTTGATCACGATTACTGGCTAATTTGCGCAGGTTATTGATAACACTACCTGTACCAGCTGGAATCAAACGACCAACGATAACGTTCTCTTTCAAACCAATCAATTCGTCAGACTTACCGGCAACAGCAGCTTCCGTCAACACACGCGTTGTTTCCTGGAACGATGCAGCTGAGATAAATGACTTCGTCTGCAAGGATGCTTTGGTAATACCCTGTAGAACAGGTATACCTGTTGCAGGACGACGTCCCTGACTCATATTTTCATCAACCATCTTGAAGTATTCTTCACGGTCAATTTGTTCACCACGCACCAAGATTGTTTCACCCGGGTCTGTGATTTCATACTTTTGAAGCATTTGACGAACGATAACTTCAATGTGCTTATCGTTGATCTTAACACCTTGCAAACGGTAAACTTGTTGAATTTCACTAACAAGATAAGTTGCAAGAGCTTCAATACCTAATACGCGAAGGATATCATGTGGATCTGGATTTCCATCAACAAGCAAGTCTCCTTGACGCACAATATCACCTTCATTGACAGTAATGTGACGACCTTTTGGAATGAGGTATTCCATTGGCTGCAGATCTTCACTGCCCGGCACAATAACAATACGGCGCTTTGTCTTATAGTCCTTACCATATTCAACACGACCATCGAACTCAGCAATAATTGCTGCATCACGAGGGTGACGCGCTTCAAACAATTCAGAAACACGTGGCAAACCACCTGTAATGTCGCGTGTCTTTGTTGTTTCACGCGGCACACGAGCGATAATGTCACCTGCCTTAATGGTAGCGTTGTTCTCAACAGAAAGAATAGCATCAACAGACAAGAAATAACGAGCTTCGATCCCACTACTCAAGAGAACAGGTTGTCCCTTCTTATCACGAACGCTGATCATCGGACGGAGGTCTGAACCACGAGCCTGCTGTTTCCAGTCAACGACAACACGGTTTGAAATACCTGTTGATTCATCCGTTACTTCACGCAAAGAAATACCATCAACCAAGTCAACATAGTGAATGACACCCTCAACTTCCGAAATAATCGGAATGGTATAAGGATCCCACTCAACCAACTTATGACCTTGAGTAACTTTTTCACCTTCTTTAACAAAGGAACGTGAACCATATGGCAAACGAGCCCGCGCTTTTTCACGACCGTGGTCATCAACGATAACGATTTCACAGTTACGCGAAATAACCATATCCGCACCAGAGCTACTTGTAACAATATTCTTATTACGGAACTGAATTGTACCAGCGTGCGCTGCTTCGATTGTATTTTGTTCAGCACCACCTTGAGCCGCACCACCAATGTGGAACGTACGCATGGTAAGCTGTGTACCGGGTTCACCAATGGACTGAGCAGCGATAACGCCAACAGCTTCACCTGTGTTAACCAAGATCCCCCGAGCCAAGTCACGGCCGTAACATTTTGAACAGATGCCAACTTTGGCTTCGCAGGTCAAGACTGAACGGATATTAACGGAATCAATACCTGCTTCATCAATTTGGTCGAGCACTGATTCTTCAATCAAATCACCAGATGCCAAGATAACCTTTCCTGTTGAAGAATCAATGATATCTTCAGATGCTGAGCGACCCAAGATCCGATCGGCTAAGGATGCGATTGTCTCCCCACCTTCCATAACCGGAGTCATGGTAATTCCCCTACTTGTCCCACAGTCAAGCTCTGTAATAATACAATCTTGAGCAACGTCAACAAGACGGCGGGTTAAGTAACCAGAGTTCGCTGTTTTCAAAGCTGTGTCTGCCAAACCTTTACGCGCACCGTGGGTGGAGGTAAAGTATTCAAGAACATTCAAACCTTCTTTGAAGTTCGAGATAATCGGTGTTTCAATAATATCGCCATTCGGACGAGCCATCAATCCACGCATACCAGCCAACTGTTTCATCTGAGCAACGGAACCACGAGCACCAGAGTGAGCCATCATATAAACTGAGTTTACATGTTCACCAACTTTGGTTTTCGACATTTCCTTCATCATCTCTTCAGCAACACGGTCTGTACATTGTGACCAAGCGTCAACAACCTTGTTGTACTTTTCACCTTGTGTAATCAAACCATCTGCATATTGCTGTTCAAATTCAGAGACATATGCTTTGGTATCATCAATAAGCTTTTTCTTTGCTTCCGGAATGATGAGGTCATCTTTACCGAATGAAATACCACCACGTGTTGCATATTGGAAGCCAAGCCCCATCAAACGGTCAACGAAGATAACCGTATCTTTCTGACCACAATGGCGATAAACCAAATCAACGAGGTTACCAATTTCCTTAGACCCCAATTGTTGGTTGATATTGTCAAAGGTAACCTTGTCACTCTTTGGCAAGATTTGGCTTAGGATAACACGACCTGGGGTTGTATCAACACGCTTATAAACCACGGTTCCTTCTTCAGTATAATACGGAAGACGTGCTTTAATTTTCGTGTGCAACTCAACCAATTGGTTTTGCAACGCTAATTCTGCCTCAGCCAAAGATGAGATAATCATCCCTTCTCCAACCAAGCCATCACGGACTTGAGTTAGATAGTAAACACCCAAAACAATGTCTTTAGACGGAACAATAATCGGACGACCGTTTGCAGGGCTGAGGATGTTGTTTGTTGACATCATCAAAACACGAGCTTCAAGCTGAGCTTCTAAGGACAATGGAACGTGAACAGCCATCTGGTCACCGTCAAAGTCTGCGTTAAACGCTGCACAAACAAGTGGGTGAAGCTGAATCGCCTTACCTTCAATCAATGTCGGTTCGAAAGCTTGGATCCCCAAACGGTGAAGAGTCGGCGCACGGTTCAAGAGAACGGGATGCTCACGAATAACTTCTTCCAAGACGTCCCAAACTTCCGGACGTTCTTTTTCAACCATACGTTTTGCTGCCTTCAAGGTGCTGGCCAAACCATAACGTTCTAGGCGCGCATAAATGAATGGCTTAAAGAGTTCCAAAGCCATTTTCTTTGGCAAACCACATTGGTGAAGCTTCAATTCAGGACCAACAACGATAACGGAACGACCAGAATAGTCAACACGCTTACCAAGCAGGTTCTGACGGAAACGACCTTGTTTACCTTTGAGCATATCAGCCAATGACTTCAATGGACGCTTGTTAGCACCAGCAATCGCACGACCCCGACGACCGTTGTCAAACAAAGCATCAACAGATTCTTGCAACATGCGCTTTTCGTTACGAACGATAATGTCAGGCGCACGAAGCTCCATCAAACGCTTTAGACGGTTGTTACGGTTAATAAC harbors:
- the rpsL gene encoding 30S ribosomal protein S12, with the translated sequence MPTINQLIRKPRAPKVSRNKVPALEACPQKRGVCTRVFTTTPKKPNSALRKVARIRLTNGFEVTGYIPGEGHNLQEHSVVMIRGGRVKDLPGVRYHIVRGTLDTQGVKDRKQARSKYGAKRPK
- the rpoC gene encoding DNA-directed RNA polymerase subunit beta', whose product is MSNQLRKIETSEIAPGFEAIKISIASPEQIRSWSYGEVKKPETINYRTFKPERDGLFCARIFGPVKDYECLCGKYKRMKYRGVICEKCGVEVTLSKVRRDRMGHIELACPVAHIWFTKSLPSRVALLLDMALKDIDRVLYFENYIVIDPGMTPYRKAQLISEDEYVRMQDEYGEDAFTAGIGAEALKRLLGQINLETERDEMREELLETSSEMRRKKLVKRVKLFESFIESNTNPQWLVMDVIPVIPPELRPLVPLDGGRFATSDLNDLYRRVINRNNRLKRLMELRAPDIIVRNEKRMLQESVDALFDNGRRGRAIAGANKRPLKSLADMLKGKQGRFRQNLLGKRVDYSGRSVIVVGPELKLHQCGLPKKMALELFKPFIYARLERYGLASTLKAAKRMVEKERPEVWDVLEEVIREHPVLLNRAPTLHRLGIQAFEPTLIEGKAIQLHPLVCAAFNADFDGDQMAVHVPLSLEAQLEARVLMMSTNNILSPANGRPIIVPSKDIVLGVYYLTQVRDGLVGEGMIISSLAEAELALQNQLVELHTKIKARLPYYTEEGTVVYKRVDTTPGRVILSQILPKSDKVTFDNINQQLGSKEIGNLVDLVYRHCGQKDTVIFVDRLMGLGFQYATRGGISFGKDDLIIPEAKKKLIDDTKAYVSEFEQQYADGLITQGEKYNKVVDAWSQCTDRVAEEMMKEMSKTKVGEHVNSVYMMAHSGARGSVAQMKQLAGMRGLMARPNGDIIETPIISNFKEGLNVLEYFTSTHGARKGLADTALKTANSGYLTRRLVDVAQDCIITELDCGTSRGITMTPVMEGGETIASLADRILGRSASEDIIDSSTGKVILASGDLIEESVLDQIDEAGIDSVNIRSVLTCEAKVGICSKCYGRDLARGILVNTGEAVGVIAAQSIGEPGTQLTMRTFHIGGAAQGGAEQNTIEAAHAGTIQFRNKNIVTSSSGADMVISRNCEIVIVDDHGREKARARLPYGSRSFVKEGEKVTQGHKLVEWDPYTIPIISEVEGVIHYVDLVDGISLREVTDESTGISNRVVVDWKQQARGSDLRPMISVRDKKGQPVLLSSGIEARYFLSVDAILSVENNATIKAGDIIARVPRETTKTRDITGGLPRVSELFEARHPRDAAIIAEFDGRVEYGKDYKTKRRIVIVPGSEDLQPMEYLIPKGRHITVNEGDIVRQGDLLVDGNPDPHDILRVLGIEALATYLVSEIQQVYRLQGVKINDKHIEVIVRQMLQKYEITDPGETILVRGEQIDREEYFKMVDENMSQGRRPATGIPVLQGITKASLQTKSFISAASFQETTRVLTEAAVAGKSDELIGLKENVIVGRLIPAGTGSVINNLRKLASNRDQEAIEARSQGVDEAEKSSNYM